The Lysobacter helvus nucleotide sequence GCCGCAGCAGGCCGAGGAGGAGGCGGATGGTGGTGGTCTTGCCGGCGCCGTTGGGCCCGAGGAATCCGAAGATCGCACCGGCGGGCACCGACAGGTCGAGGTCCTGCACCCCGTGGCCGCCGGGGAACAGGCGGGTGAGGCCACGGGTCTGGATCGCGAGGGACATCATGGAAACATGGGGGAGGAAGCGACCGCACGATAGGGACTGCGCATCCGGCGCGGACGTGGCGGTGGTGCGGGGCACTTCCGGCAGGGTGGTCTCTGCTAGGCTTTCAGGCCCCGTTTCGCATTCCCCCTGGCAGCCGATGTCCGCTCCCGCCGTGCCCGGCACGACCCCCGATCCCCGCCACGACGTGCCGGCCTACGACCCCGCCGCGCTCGAGCCCGCCGCGCAGCGCTACTGGACCGGCCTGCGCGCCTTCGAAGTGCGCGAAGACGATCCGCGCCCGAAGTTCTACTGCCTCTCGATGCTGCCGTACCCCTCGGGCGCGCTGCACATGGGCCACGTGCGCAACTACACGATCGGCGACGTCATCAGCCGCTACCAGCGCATGACCGGCCGCAACGTGCTGCAGCCGATGGGCTGGGATGCCTTCGGCCTGCCCGCCGAGAACGCCGCGATCAAGAACCGCACGGCGCCGGCCAAGTGGACCTACGCCAACATCGAACACATGAAGGCGCAGCTGCAGCAGATGGGCTACGCCATCGACTGGAGCCGCGAGTTCGCCACCTGCCGCCCGGACTACTACGTCCACGAGCAGCGCATGTTCACCCGCCTGCTCAAGAAAGGCCTGGTGTATCGCCGCAATTCGGTCGTCAACTGGGATCCGGTCGACCAGACCGTGCTCGCCAACGAACAGGTCATCGACGGGCGCGGCTGGCGTTCGGGCGCGATCGTCGAGAAGCGCGAGATCCCGCAGTGGTTCCTGAAGATCACCGCGTACGCACAGGAACTGCTCGACGGCCTGGACACGCTGCACGGCTGGCCCGATGCCGTGCGCACGATGCAGCGCAACTGGATCGGCCGCAGCGAAGGCCTGGAGTTCGCCTTCAAGGTGGAAGGCACCGACGCCACGCTGCCGGTGTTCACCACGCGCCCCGACACGCTGATGGGCGTCACCTTCGTCAGCATCGCCGCCGAGCATCCGCTCGCGTTGCGCGCCGCGGAATCCGATCCGGCGCTGCGCGCGTTCATCGATGAACTCAAGCAGGGCGGCGTGTCCGAAGCCGAACTGGAAACCCAGGCCAAGCGCGGCATGGACACCGGCCTGCGCGCGCTGCACCCGATCACGGGCGAGCCGCTGCCGGTCTACGTCGCCAACTTCGTGCTGATGGGCTACGGCACCGGCGCGGTGATGGCCGTGCCGGGCCACGACCAGCGCGACTGGGAATTCGCCCGCGCCTACGGCCTGCCCATCCGCATGGTGATCGTGCCGCCGGAAGTGCGTGATGCGCTGGAGGAAATCGGCAAGCACGTCGCCGCGCACGACGACGACACGATGAACGCGGCGCTGCACGGCGGCGGTTCGCTCGACGTGTACGACACGCGCGCCGCGGTGGAAGTGTTCGAAGGCTTCGAGCGCAGCATCCAGGAAGAAGGCGCGTACACCGAGCGCGGCATCCTCGTGAATTCCGGCCCGTTCGACGGCATGGAGTACGACGAGGCGTTCGAAGCGCTCGCCACGCGCTTCGCGGCCGAAGGCCACGGCGCGCGCCGCGTGAACTTCCGCCTGCGCGACTGGGGCGTCAGCCGCCAGCGTTACTGGGGCTGCCCGATCCCCGTCATCTATTGCCCGAAGTGCGATGCGGTGCCGGTGCCGGAAGACCAGTTGCCCGTCGTGCTGCCCGAAGACGTCGCCGATGCCTTCGCGAAGGGCCACGTGCAGTCGCCGCTGAAGTCCGATCCGGAATGGCGCAAGACCACCTGCCCGCAATGCGGCGGGCCGGCGGAGCGCGAGACGGACACGTTCGACACCTTCATGGAGTCCAGCTGGTACTACGCGCGCTACACCTCGCCGGGCGCCGCGGACATGGTGGATGCGCGCGCCGATTACTGGACGCCGGTGGACCAGTACATCGGCGGCATCGAGCACGCGATCCTGCACCTGCTGTATTTCCGCTTCTACCACAAGCTCCTGCGCGACGAAGGCCTGGTGCACAGCGACGAACCGGCCACCAACCTGCTGTGCCAGGGCATGGTGATCGCCGAGACGTTCTATCGCGAAGACGCGCAGGGCCACCGCGAGTGGTTCAACCCCGCGGACGTGGAAACCGAACGCGACGAACGCAGCCGCATCACCGGCGCGCGCCTGATGTCCGACGGCCAGCCGGTGCACATCGGCGGCATCGAGAAGATGTCGAAGTCGAAGAACAACGGCGTCGATCCGCAGGCGATGGTCGACAAGTTCGGCGCAGACACGGTGCGCCTGTTCTCGATGTTCGCCGCACCGCCCGAGCAATCGCTGGAGTGGAACGAGGCGGGCGTCGAAGGCATGGCGCGCTTCCTGCGCCGCTTCTGGCGCGAAGTGCTCACGCATGTCGCGCAGCCCGA carries:
- the leuS gene encoding leucine--tRNA ligase, with protein sequence MSAPAVPGTTPDPRHDVPAYDPAALEPAAQRYWTGLRAFEVREDDPRPKFYCLSMLPYPSGALHMGHVRNYTIGDVISRYQRMTGRNVLQPMGWDAFGLPAENAAIKNRTAPAKWTYANIEHMKAQLQQMGYAIDWSREFATCRPDYYVHEQRMFTRLLKKGLVYRRNSVVNWDPVDQTVLANEQVIDGRGWRSGAIVEKREIPQWFLKITAYAQELLDGLDTLHGWPDAVRTMQRNWIGRSEGLEFAFKVEGTDATLPVFTTRPDTLMGVTFVSIAAEHPLALRAAESDPALRAFIDELKQGGVSEAELETQAKRGMDTGLRALHPITGEPLPVYVANFVLMGYGTGAVMAVPGHDQRDWEFARAYGLPIRMVIVPPEVRDALEEIGKHVAAHDDDTMNAALHGGGSLDVYDTRAAVEVFEGFERSIQEEGAYTERGILVNSGPFDGMEYDEAFEALATRFAAEGHGARRVNFRLRDWGVSRQRYWGCPIPVIYCPKCDAVPVPEDQLPVVLPEDVADAFAKGHVQSPLKSDPEWRKTTCPQCGGPAERETDTFDTFMESSWYYARYTSPGAADMVDARADYWTPVDQYIGGIEHAILHLLYFRFYHKLLRDEGLVHSDEPATNLLCQGMVIAETFYREDAQGHREWFNPADVETERDERSRITGARLMSDGQPVHIGGIEKMSKSKNNGVDPQAMVDKFGADTVRLFSMFAAPPEQSLEWNEAGVEGMARFLRRFWREVLTHVAQPDHPEVDPASLDAAQKTLRRQLHETIQKVGDDYGRRHSFNTAIAALMELLNHVAKFNDMSDQGRAVRHEALQAMVLLLNPVTPHVCHALWQALGHAETLLEDVPFPKADPAALVRDALTIAVQVNGKLRGTIEVAPDASREAIEAAALAEPHVARFLEGQQVRKVIVVPGKIVNIVAAA